The window TGCAGCTCATCGACCGGGTCTGGGGCGCCGACTACGTCGGTGACACCAAGACCCTCGACGTCCACGTCAAGCGCCTGCGCGCCAAGATCGAGCCGGACCCGGGCGCCCCGCGTTACCTGGTGACGGTCCGCGGCCTCGGCTACAAGTTCGAGCCGTAAGCCGCCGCACGGTCCGAGCCGTGAGCCGCACGCCGGCGGCGGAAGCGGGCGGAGACAGACGGAAACAGAAGGGGCGGGACCTCCAGGAGGTCCCGCCCCTTCTCCGTCTCTGACGGCGTCTACGGCCGCTCAGTGCCCGGCGCCCGCGCCACCCGTCGCGCTCGCCGAGGCCGCGTCGGTCGGCGTGCCCGGCGACTCGTGACCGCCCGGCGTCTCACCACCGGCGGGGCTCTCCGTACCGGCCGGCGCGCCCGACTCGCCCTCGGCGGGCGAACCCGACGGCGAACCGGACGGCGAACCGGACGGGGCACCCGACGCGCCCGGCGCGGCCGGGACCTCGCTCGGGCCCCACTCGGCGAAGTAGTGCTCGGCGGGGACGACGAACGCGCGCAGGCTCACGTCACCGGTCTTGCTGAAGGTGAAGGTGACCTTCTGGGCGTTGCCGTCCTGGACGGCCTCACGGCTGCTCGCCAGGCTGGCCGTGGCGTTGCCCTTGCCGCCCAGGATCAGCGAACCGCCGGCCGGGATGCTGAGGCTGCCGCCCTTGGCGGGCTTGAGCTCGGCGGTCTTGCCGGTGCCGGGGAGGGTGATGGACTCCAGCGTCTCGGCGGACTTGCCGGAGTTGAAGAAGGTCGCGGAGATCGCGGCCGGGCCGGTCGACTCCAGGTCGGGCTGGGTGATCACGATCGCGTTCTGGATCTTGATGTCGCCGACGCTGGTCGCCGCGTTGTCCGGCTTGATCTCCAGCGTCTGGGCGCTGTTGCCGGCGCCGCACGCGGCGAGCGAGGCGATCGAGAACGCGACGGCGGCAGCGGCGAGGGCGCCACGTCGAAGGCTGCTGCTCACGGCGGCGGCAACTCCTTGACTCGAGCAGGGCGGCCGATAAAGCCGCCCTAAGTGTGTGTCAGCAGGCCTCAGGTTACCGAGCCGTTCCCGCGCGGCCGCACCCGACCCCCCGGCACCTCTGATCCCACCTCTGTCACAACTGACTCCCGCATCACATGTGACTCCTGGGTCACATTGGCGGAGTGCTCGTCCGGCATTCACATAAGAGCCCCGCGCGGTACCGCAAAACTTCCGTGAAGGAATGCGCGGACCACCTCGGAATTGATCACCGACGGCTCCTCCGGAGGCCCTGTGATCAATTCCGGATTCGACCTGAACCCCGCTCGGCCGTCCGAACGGAGTAGCGGAAGTCGATCATACGGAACGGGACATATCGGGATGTTCAGCCGTCTGGAGGGTGCTTCGGATGCGTGTAACGTACGCGTTTCGCTCGCCCCGGACAGCCGCTCCCACCTGCGAATACCTTCTTCCATCCCCTTGTCGAAGCACGTTCCTGTCGGACTTGTCAAGCCCCGAGATATGCCCTGACCTGCGAAAACGCCATTCAGAACCCGCAGTTTCCGTGTTACCCTGGATAGCCACGGAAGGGGTACCTGTCACATGACGTTCAAGGTTGGCGACACCGTGGTCTATCCCCATCACGGGGCCGCGCTGATCGAGGCTATCGAAACTCGTCAGATCAAAGGCGTGGACAAGAC of the Streptomyces koelreuteriae genome contains:
- a CDS encoding DUF461 domain-containing protein translates to MSSSLRRGALAAAAVAFSIASLAACGAGNSAQTLEIKPDNAATSVGDIKIQNAIVITQPDLESTGPAAISATFFNSGKSAETLESITLPGTGKTAELKPAKGGSLSIPAGGSLILGGKGNATASLASSREAVQDGNAQKVTFTFSKTGDVSLRAFVVPAEHYFAEWGPSEVPAAPGASGAPSGSPSGSPSGSPAEGESGAPAGTESPAGGETPGGHESPGTPTDAASASATGGAGAGH